In Panicum virgatum strain AP13 chromosome 4N, P.virgatum_v5, whole genome shotgun sequence, a single window of DNA contains:
- the LOC120668974 gene encoding uncharacterized protein LOC120668974 isoform X2, whose protein sequence is MSQLARGNFYDDVQDDHEYLDSSERDTDDENYEGAPNDNAHSHSSGFVHLSSLDDDALFNMLKKSVSYLFCIQVSSGIRSSKTISMMDAPAPSFRLLEEFDDNDNFIDDPRKRRAAGLPCDGNTIYDYPTCVPYHDEEHIVPNSEIPAPTHSTSHCKPAHNPSIADEPPGDGINADHHQDSPVFDRTPDANYDSSREAIPLAAVDIQGRLILLSPQESPATLKFKLLDSRISMLPAAQWPKKLTISTMLLAAKLPKSTEVINYDNVHVSYQQLATLRHSEKVYVDKFVINAFCRKMFKDKHPKDSRCHFFFSTVGDYLMNHEWNQTFLHDTCRRCFTLANGCFKFIASDYLFFPILHDDHWFLFIVALHDGYFIFLDSFFREDELYQQNVRSTIIGIFMSLSSTTHLFRSMI, encoded by the exons ATGAGTCAACTTGCACGTGGTAATTTCTATGATGATGTCCAAGATGATCATGAGTATTTAGACTCATCTGAGAGAGATACTGATGATGAAAATTATGAGGGAGCTCCAAATGACAATGCACACAGTCATAGTTCTGGTTTTGTCCATTTGAGTTCACTTGATGATGATGCACTTTTTAATATGCTAAAGAAATCAGTAAGTTATCTTTTTTGCATACAGGTTAGCTCGGGTATTAGATCTTCAAAAACTATCAGTATGATGGACGCTCCTGCTCCATCCTTCCGTCTGCTTGAAGAATTTGATGACAATGATAATTTCATTGACGATCCACGCAAACGTAGAGCTGCTGGCTTACCTTGCGATGGGAATACAATCTATGATTATCCCACATGTGTGCCATATCATGATGAG GAGCACATTGTGCCAAACTCTGAAATTCCAGCTCCCACCCACAGCACAAGCCATTGTAAGCCCGCACACAACCCAAGTATTGCCGATGAGCCACCAGGTGACGGCATCAATGCTGATCATCATCAGGATAGCCCTGTTTTCGATAGAACACCAGATGCAAATTATGACTCGTCACGCGAAGCAATTCCACTAGCAGCTGTTGACATTCAAGGCCGTCTCATATTACTA AGCCCCCAAGAATCACCTGCAACCCTGAAGTTCAAATTACTGGATTCAAGAATTTCAATGCTTCCTGCAGCACAATGGCCAAAGAAGTTGACGATATCTACAATGCTTCTTGCAGCAAAGTTACCAAAGAG CACTGAAGTAATCAATTATGACAATGTTCATGTTAGTTATCAGCAGCTAGCAACATTGAGGCATTCTGAAAAAGTATATGTTGATAAGTTTGTCATCAATGCGTTTTGCCGGAAGATGTTCAAGGATAAGCACCCTAAAGATTCTCGCTGTCATTTCTTCTTCTCCACAGTTGGT GATTATCTTATGAACCATGAATGGAACCAGACTTTCTTACATGACACTTGTCGGAGATGCTTCACACTTGCAAATGGATGTTTCAAGTTCATAGCATCAGATTAC CTTTTCTTCCCAATTCTACATGACGACCACTGGTTCTTGTTCATTGTCGCTCTACATGATGGTTACTTTATCTTCCTCGACTCATTCTTCCGTGAAGATGAACTGTACCAACAGAATGTTAGAAGCACTATT ATTGGAATTTTCATGAGTTTGTCATCCACTACGCACCTGTTCCGAAGTATGATATGA
- the LOC120668974 gene encoding uncharacterized protein LOC120668974 isoform X3 codes for MSQLARGNFYDDVQDDHEYLDSSERDTDDENYEGAPNDNAHSHSSGFVHLSSLDDDALFNMLKKSVSYLFCIQVSSGIRSSKTISMMDAPAPSFRLLEEFDDNDNFIDDPRKRRAAGLPCDGNTIYDYPTCVPYHDEEHIVPNSEIPAPTHSTSHCKPAHNPSIADEPPGDGINADHHQDSPVFDRTPDANYDSSREAIPLAAVDIQGRLILLSPQESPATLKFKLLDSRISMLPAAQWPKKLTISTMLLAAKLPKSTEVINYDNVHVSYQQLATLRHSEKVYVDKFVINAFCRKMFKDKHPKDSRCHFFFSTVGDYLMNHEWNQTFLHDTCRRCFTLANGCFKFIASDYVSSTSLFFPILHDDHWFLFIVALHDGYFIFLDSFFREDELYQQNVRSTIIPNFVRA; via the exons ATGAGTCAACTTGCACGTGGTAATTTCTATGATGATGTCCAAGATGATCATGAGTATTTAGACTCATCTGAGAGAGATACTGATGATGAAAATTATGAGGGAGCTCCAAATGACAATGCACACAGTCATAGTTCTGGTTTTGTCCATTTGAGTTCACTTGATGATGATGCACTTTTTAATATGCTAAAGAAATCAGTAAGTTATCTTTTTTGCATACAGGTTAGCTCGGGTATTAGATCTTCAAAAACTATCAGTATGATGGACGCTCCTGCTCCATCCTTCCGTCTGCTTGAAGAATTTGATGACAATGATAATTTCATTGACGATCCACGCAAACGTAGAGCTGCTGGCTTACCTTGCGATGGGAATACAATCTATGATTATCCCACATGTGTGCCATATCATGATGAG GAGCACATTGTGCCAAACTCTGAAATTCCAGCTCCCACCCACAGCACAAGCCATTGTAAGCCCGCACACAACCCAAGTATTGCCGATGAGCCACCAGGTGACGGCATCAATGCTGATCATCATCAGGATAGCCCTGTTTTCGATAGAACACCAGATGCAAATTATGACTCGTCACGCGAAGCAATTCCACTAGCAGCTGTTGACATTCAAGGCCGTCTCATATTACTA AGCCCCCAAGAATCACCTGCAACCCTGAAGTTCAAATTACTGGATTCAAGAATTTCAATGCTTCCTGCAGCACAATGGCCAAAGAAGTTGACGATATCTACAATGCTTCTTGCAGCAAAGTTACCAAAGAG CACTGAAGTAATCAATTATGACAATGTTCATGTTAGTTATCAGCAGCTAGCAACATTGAGGCATTCTGAAAAAGTATATGTTGATAAGTTTGTCATCAATGCGTTTTGCCGGAAGATGTTCAAGGATAAGCACCCTAAAGATTCTCGCTGTCATTTCTTCTTCTCCACAGTTGGT GATTATCTTATGAACCATGAATGGAACCAGACTTTCTTACATGACACTTGTCGGAGATGCTTCACACTTGCAAATGGATGTTTCAAGTTCATAGCATCAGATTACGTAAGCAGCACATCT CTTTTCTTCCCAATTCTACATGACGACCACTGGTTCTTGTTCATTGTCGCTCTACATGATGGTTACTTTATCTTCCTCGACTCATTCTTCCGTGAAGATGAACTGTACCAACAGAATGTTAGAAGCACTATT ATACCAAATTTTGTGAGAGCCTGA
- the LOC120668974 gene encoding uncharacterized protein LOC120668974 isoform X1: protein MSQLARGNFYDDVQDDHEYLDSSERDTDDENYEGAPNDNAHSHSSGFVHLSSLDDDALFNMLKKSVSYLFCIQVSSGIRSSKTISMMDAPAPSFRLLEEFDDNDNFIDDPRKRRAAGLPCDGNTIYDYPTCVPYHDEEHIVPNSEIPAPTHSTSHCKPAHNPSIADEPPGDGINADHHQDSPVFDRTPDANYDSSREAIPLAAVDIQGRLILLSPQESPATLKFKLLDSRISMLPAAQWPKKLTISTMLLAAKLPKSTEVINYDNVHVSYQQLATLRHSEKVYVDKFVINAFCRKMFKDKHPKDSRCHFFFSTVGDYLMNHEWNQTFLHDTCRRCFTLANGCFKFIASDYVSSTSLFFPILHDDHWFLFIVALHDGYFIFLDSFFREDELYQQNVRSTIIGIFMSLSSTTHLFRSMI, encoded by the exons ATGAGTCAACTTGCACGTGGTAATTTCTATGATGATGTCCAAGATGATCATGAGTATTTAGACTCATCTGAGAGAGATACTGATGATGAAAATTATGAGGGAGCTCCAAATGACAATGCACACAGTCATAGTTCTGGTTTTGTCCATTTGAGTTCACTTGATGATGATGCACTTTTTAATATGCTAAAGAAATCAGTAAGTTATCTTTTTTGCATACAGGTTAGCTCGGGTATTAGATCTTCAAAAACTATCAGTATGATGGACGCTCCTGCTCCATCCTTCCGTCTGCTTGAAGAATTTGATGACAATGATAATTTCATTGACGATCCACGCAAACGTAGAGCTGCTGGCTTACCTTGCGATGGGAATACAATCTATGATTATCCCACATGTGTGCCATATCATGATGAG GAGCACATTGTGCCAAACTCTGAAATTCCAGCTCCCACCCACAGCACAAGCCATTGTAAGCCCGCACACAACCCAAGTATTGCCGATGAGCCACCAGGTGACGGCATCAATGCTGATCATCATCAGGATAGCCCTGTTTTCGATAGAACACCAGATGCAAATTATGACTCGTCACGCGAAGCAATTCCACTAGCAGCTGTTGACATTCAAGGCCGTCTCATATTACTA AGCCCCCAAGAATCACCTGCAACCCTGAAGTTCAAATTACTGGATTCAAGAATTTCAATGCTTCCTGCAGCACAATGGCCAAAGAAGTTGACGATATCTACAATGCTTCTTGCAGCAAAGTTACCAAAGAG CACTGAAGTAATCAATTATGACAATGTTCATGTTAGTTATCAGCAGCTAGCAACATTGAGGCATTCTGAAAAAGTATATGTTGATAAGTTTGTCATCAATGCGTTTTGCCGGAAGATGTTCAAGGATAAGCACCCTAAAGATTCTCGCTGTCATTTCTTCTTCTCCACAGTTGGT GATTATCTTATGAACCATGAATGGAACCAGACTTTCTTACATGACACTTGTCGGAGATGCTTCACACTTGCAAATGGATGTTTCAAGTTCATAGCATCAGATTACGTAAGCAGCACATCT CTTTTCTTCCCAATTCTACATGACGACCACTGGTTCTTGTTCATTGTCGCTCTACATGATGGTTACTTTATCTTCCTCGACTCATTCTTCCGTGAAGATGAACTGTACCAACAGAATGTTAGAAGCACTATT ATTGGAATTTTCATGAGTTTGTCATCCACTACGCACCTGTTCCGAAGTATGATATGA